A single Anopheles arabiensis isolate DONGOLA chromosome 2, AaraD3, whole genome shotgun sequence DNA region contains:
- the LOC120895481 gene encoding putative peptidyl-prolyl cis-trans isomerase dodo: MSDGQETVPEGWEKRTSRSTGMTYYLNVYTKESQWDPPTAPAEPANTNEPHEVQCAHLLVKHNKSRRPSSWREENITRSKEEALEILESYRKKIQSNEATLQELAQRYSDCSSAKRGGDLGMFKRGMMQKPFEDAAFALKVGDMSDIVDTDSGVHLILRLK, encoded by the exons ATGTCCGATGGTCAGGAAACAGTCCCAGAAGGATGGGAAAAGCGTACCAGCCGTTCCACAG GCATGACTTACTACCTTAATGTTTACACTAAAGAGTCCCAGTGGGATCCCCCCACAGCTCCCGCAGAACCGGCTAATACGAAT GAACCGCATGAGGTGCAGTGTGCACATTTGCTCGTGAAGCATAACAAATCCCGCCGGCCGAGCTCGTGGAGGGAGGAGAACATTACGCGCAGCAAGGAGGAAGCGTTAGAAATCCTCGAGTCCTACCGCAAGAAAATTCAGTCCAATGAAGCCACACTACAGGAGCTGGCGCAGCGGTATTCGGACTGCAGTTCGGCTAAGCGCGGAGGCGATTTGGGCATGTTTAAGCGTGGCATGATGCAGAAACCGTTCGAAGATGCTGCATTCGCACTGAAAGTCGGAGATATGTCCGACATAGTGGATACGGATTCGGGCGTTCATTTGATTCTTCGGTTAAAATAG
- the LOC120895480 gene encoding protein penguin, translated as MIQTKKRSVSSSETGGSEKPMKKVKKEPGSKPAGDKTKAKVQKKDGVVKPSVGQKAGKFQKKTSPGGKPFENGEHKTFVPNTPESKKEYWNGLKAKQKELRQQRRQNKSKELYELSVSAKKIYEKLKRKTAEGKEELVQKLHELLGKEDAYAKVATSHDTARVLQCMIKNASDEIRDQIATSLLPSVAVLATSKYGHHCVTSLFKHGSKQLCARVVNEIIKDVVKLVNHTFSSSIVDAAYNEYATNEQRSFMRQPFYSELYKLDKDRTVQTMKDCWTTNAYMKSSVLSTVKDHLVQAANKRLTDNSLLHALLAEFLEEAGTTERSEVIELYLPLLASISSTRDGTGAAIYCFLHSVVKDRRSALRAMKPYVEKLSIHEHGHRLVMCVLNCYDDTVTLGKQVISPILEQIETIVGSGEWGRKVVGWIFSPDDKDLLHPTQIDLLNGYLEYSKKDKDIRRKEVFAVAKEAFCKQLESNASFWLRGGHTALLTAAILKNYQGEELGRLHRALAKVVCDPDWKVHEHEINLDGSILSIEVDKKPKENLKPNAGVERKIKKFKKSPFEEEKAAAREKQLAANPLINGIEHAGIHIALKKMIKLDQEKRQLAGDDVSQFGLAIVEELAVEQLSAWITQNRPSFLLLLIFENSTEEVQQMLRKKVVPMKKELKSQKHTGGKLLAEKLKL; from the exons ATGATTCAAACGAAGAAACGTTCAGTTTCCTCATCAGAAACTGGTGGCTCGGAGAAACCgatgaaaaaagtgaaaaaggaACCAGGCAGCAAGCCGGCCGGCGACAAAACGAAGGCAAAAGTACAGAAAAAGGATGGCGTCGTAAAGCCGAGTGTCGGCCAAAAGGCCGGCAAGTTTCAGAAGAAAACCAGCCCCGGTGGCAAGCCATTCGAAAATGGGGAACATAAAACGTTCGTCCCCAACACGCCCGAATCGAAGAAGGAGTACTGGAATGGATTAAAGGCGAAACAGAAGGAGCTTCgccagcagcggcggcagaaCAAATCGAAGGAACTGTACGAGCTGAGCGTAAGTGCGAAGAAAATATACGAGAAGCTAAAGCGCAAGACGGCCGAAGGGAAGGAAGAGCTGGTGCAAAAGCTACACGAGCTGCTAGGCAAGGAGGACGCTTACGCCAAGGTAGCCACCTCACACGATACGGCCCGTGTGCTCCAGTGCATGATCAAGAATGCATCGGATGAGATCAGGGACCAGATTGCGACCAGTCTGCTGCCGTCCGTGGCCGTTCTGGCAACGTCAAAGTATGGCCACCATTGCGTTACCAGTCTGTTCAAGCACGGTTCGAAGCAGCTGTGCGCGCGTGTTGTGAACGAGATCATTAAGGACGTCGTGAAGTTGGTGAATCACACGTTTTCCAGCTCGATCGTAGACGCTGCGTACAACGAGTACGCTACGAACGAACAGCGATCCTTCATGCGGCAACCATTCTACTCGGAACTGTACAAACTGGACAAGGATCGTACGGTGCAGACGATGAAGGACTGCTGGACGACAAACGCGTACATGAAGTCGAGCGTGCTGAGCACGGTTAAGGACCACTTGGTGCAGGCTGCCAACAAGCGGCTCACGGACAACAGCTTGCTCCATGCACTGTTGGCCGAGTTCCTCGAGGAAGCCGGCACGACGGAACGTTCGGAGGTGATCGAACTGTACCTACCGCTGTTGGCATCGATTTCAAGCACACGGGACGGAACCGGTGCAGCGATATACTGCTTCCTGCACTCAGTCGTGAAGGATCGTCGGTCCGCCCTGAGAGCGATGAAGCCGTACGTCGAGAAACTGTCGATTCATGAGCATGGCCATCGGTTGGTCATGTGTGTACTAAACTGCTACGACGATACGGTTACGCTGGGCAAGCAGGTCATCAGCCCCATCCTGGAACAGATAGAGACGATCGTTGGAAGTGGCGAATGGGGGCGCAAGGTGGTTGGATGGATTTTCTCTCCGGACGACAAGGATTTGCTACACCCGACCCAGATCGATCTGCTGAACGGGTATCTGGAGTACAGCAAGAAAGATAAAGACATTCGTCGCAAGGAGGTGTTTGCTGTCGCCAAGGAAGCCTTCTGCAAGCAGCTGGAAAGCAACGCCAGCTTTTGGCTGCGAGGTGGTCATACAGCGCTCCTGACAGCAGCCATACTAAAGAACT ACCAGGGCGAGGAGTTGGGTCGACTGCATCGAGCTCTGGCGAAGGTTGTTTGCGATCCCGATTGGAAGGTGCACGAGCATGAAATCAATCTCGATGGGTCAATTCTTTCGATCGAGGTGGACAAAAAACCGAAGGAAAACCTTAAACCGAACGCTGGCGTAGAACGCAAGataaagaaatttaaaaagagCCCATTCGAGGAGGAGAAA GCAGCGGCTCGCGAGAAGCAGTTGGCCGCTAATCCCCTCATAAACGGTATCGAACATGCCGGCATACATATTGCGCTGAAGAAGATGATCAAACTAGACCAGGAGAAGCGACAGCTTGCCGGTGACGATGTTTCACAGTTCGGTCTCGCTATCGTGGAGGAACTGGCCGTCGAGCAGCTGTCCGCGTGGATCACCCAAAATCGGCCCTCATTTCTGCTGTTGCTTATATTCGAAAATTCAACCGAAGAAGTGCAGCAAATGTTGAGAAAGAAAGTGGTGCCGATGAAAAAGGAACTAAAATCACAGAAGCATACGGGCGGTAAACTACTGGCGGAGAAGCTCAAGCTGTAG